From Arcticibacter tournemirensis, one genomic window encodes:
- a CDS encoding transposase, producing MHESFKALLPLIIPEGVSDYFQLTDHKKDTSGIHIYLEEINSTPVEYKTSKLLSKGFFDEVILQDFPIRGQEVYLHVKRRRWWNLDTGKVVHRDWRVVATGTRITSDFAAFLKAISRYPAA from the coding sequence ATGCACGAGTCGTTTAAAGCCCTACTTCCCTTGATTATTCCTGAAGGAGTATCCGATTATTTCCAATTGACAGATCACAAAAAAGACACTAGCGGGATTCATATTTACCTGGAAGAGATCAACTCCACTCCGGTGGAATACAAGACCAGTAAGTTGCTCTCAAAGGGCTTCTTTGATGAAGTCATTCTGCAGGACTTTCCTATACGGGGACAAGAAGTGTATTTGCATGTTAAGCGACGCAGATGGTGGAATCTGGATACAGGAAAGGTCGTTCACCGGGATTGGCGTGTTGTGGCAACAGGAACGCGGATCACCAGTGATTTCGCGGCTTTTTTAAAAGCAATCAGCCGATACCCAGCCGCATAG
- a CDS encoding ISAon1 family transposase, translating to MQRYYRDQLSEYKNWEHCTDARKGLIFPQNIGPYLSIDETSLSQGELYTVVTNKEARGKKGTLVAIMEGTRSENIIPLLQKIPQRLRNKVREITLDLAGNMSLIAKKCFPLASQVIDRFHVQQLATEALQEIRIKYRWEAIDAENQALEEAKASKTNYSPEVLSNGDTLKQLLARSRYLLYKDQQNWSAEQAERASLLFERYPSLEKAYQLTRGLSWIFSNTKDKLYAFARLARWNEKVEQSGFKSFNTIARTITLHHNNILNYFDNRSTNASAESFNAKIKAFRAQYRGVGNVNFFLFRLMKLFA from the coding sequence CTGCAGCGCTATTATCGCGATCAACTCAGTGAATACAAGAATTGGGAGCACTGTACCGATGCCCGTAAAGGCCTGATCTTCCCACAGAACATCGGTCCTTATCTCTCTATAGATGAGACCAGTCTTTCCCAGGGTGAGCTCTATACGGTGGTCACCAATAAAGAAGCCAGAGGCAAAAAGGGCACTCTGGTTGCCATTATGGAAGGTACCCGTTCAGAGAACATCATTCCACTGCTTCAAAAGATCCCCCAAAGACTGCGAAATAAGGTCAGAGAGATCACCCTGGATCTGGCGGGCAACATGAGTCTGATCGCTAAAAAGTGCTTCCCTTTGGCCTCTCAGGTCATTGATCGCTTTCATGTGCAGCAGTTAGCCACAGAAGCGCTGCAGGAAATACGGATCAAATACCGCTGGGAAGCCATTGATGCAGAGAATCAGGCTCTGGAAGAAGCCAAAGCAAGTAAAACAAACTATTCACCTGAAGTATTATCCAATGGAGATACCTTAAAGCAGTTACTGGCCAGAAGCCGCTATCTGCTCTACAAGGACCAGCAAAACTGGAGTGCAGAACAGGCAGAGCGGGCTTCCCTGCTCTTTGAGCGATATCCTTCCCTGGAGAAAGCCTATCAGCTAACCCGGGGCTTATCCTGGATATTCAGCAATACCAAAGATAAGCTCTACGCCTTTGCAAGACTGGCCCGATGGAATGAGAAGGTGGAGCAATCCGGCTTTAAATCTTTTAATACCATTGCCAGAACCATCACGCTCCACCACAACAATATCCTGAACTACTTTGATAACCGAAGTACAAACGCTTCGGCCGAATCGTTCAACGCCAAAATTAAAGCTTTCAGAGCCCAATACAGAGGCGTAGGAAATGTAAACTTTTTCCTCTTCAGACTCATGAAATTATTTGCTTAG
- a CDS encoding cold-shock protein — protein sequence MQKEGTVKFFNATKGFGFIVPSNGEPDIFVHSTGLIDEIRENDHVKYEVEKGKKGLNAVNVEVI from the coding sequence ATGCAAAAAGAAGGAACAGTAAAATTTTTCAATGCAACTAAAGGTTTTGGATTCATCGTACCATCTAATGGTGAGCCTGATATCTTTGTTCATTCTACAGGCCTGATTGATGAGATCCGTGAAAACGATCATGTGAAGTACGAAGTTGAGAAGGGTAAAAAAGGCCTGAACGCGGTAAATGTAGAAGTTATTTAA
- a CDS encoding RNA polymerase sigma-70 factor — MGKATGIKKFTDEQLLAGIRNSDYEIFTILYSGYFQSLSLVSMKYVKDVFIAEGIVQDVFVRMWEDPTLIETVKSIRPYLYRSVINHSINYINRQKSIEQHHLRIADQMEDVNIETLHEEQELKKIIYAEIDRLPGQCKRIFKMSRFEGLKYREIAAELNISERTVENHIANALKILRSRLLVNTTGRGGLYQMKILMFLAF; from the coding sequence TTGGGTAAAGCAACAGGCATAAAGAAATTTACAGATGAACAGCTTTTAGCTGGGATTCGTAATTCTGATTACGAAATTTTTACCATACTTTATTCAGGCTACTTCCAAAGCCTATCCCTTGTGTCGATGAAATACGTAAAGGACGTTTTTATCGCGGAGGGAATCGTACAAGACGTATTTGTCAGGATGTGGGAGGATCCAACCCTTATCGAAACTGTTAAATCGATCCGGCCTTATCTATATCGTTCGGTAATAAACCATTCGATCAACTATATCAACCGGCAAAAAAGTATTGAACAGCACCACCTGAGGATAGCCGATCAAATGGAAGATGTAAACATCGAAACCCTTCATGAAGAGCAGGAACTCAAAAAGATTATTTATGCTGAGATTGATCGTCTGCCCGGGCAATGCAAAAGAATTTTTAAAATGAGCCGGTTCGAAGGCCTAAAATACAGAGAGATCGCTGCCGAACTGAATATTTCAGAGAGAACCGTTGAAAATCACATTGCCAACGCACTGAAAATATTAAGATCCCGCTTATTAGTAAACACCACCGGCAGAGGTGGACTGTATCAAATGAAAATCCTTATGTTTTTGGCTTTTTAA